One Panicum virgatum strain AP13 chromosome 3N, P.virgatum_v5, whole genome shotgun sequence DNA segment encodes these proteins:
- the LOC120665335 gene encoding protein transport protein sec24-like isoform X1 translates to MAVRATVSRFPATLEALESCAVQWGVAVTPFAAADERGQPPTTGSGGDRVPRCEHCWAYFSSHCDLERWGWSCALCGTLNGFDDDTARRFQHPDACPELNSSFVDLEIPVDEAEGGGDGVQARPVYVAAVDLACSEEFLELIKSALLAALEALIPGSLFGLMTFSHKIGLYDVQGPIPVVKNAFIPPDIEEDGLPVALEDAMPLLAFLAPVDTCKDRITAALETLRPTSSWERGAASGQEEDTVLLGGQEEDTVLLGGRGFGTAMSALIDYLSSEYGSTFALARVFAFLSGAPDYGAGLLDTRRFGEQYASKGVDADLALLPEQIPFYRDLAAVAVQAGVCIDIFAVTDEYTDLASLKFLSIESGGSLFLYANTDDSTLPQDIYRLLSRPYAFGCVLRLRTSSDFEPGNSYGHFFPDPQYENVQHIICCDSFATYAYDFDFVHNDGFSRHTDPAVIQIAFQYSVIEPVEETSGNESQLSASYKFCLKRRLRLRTLQYRPARNISEIYDSVDPEVVLHILVHKVILESLDKGVREGRQQVHAWLALLAARYNEALSSDARAPPSSIDVDFSQCPQLQMLPQLVFALLRSPLLRLHEEGVHPDYRIYLQCLFSALEPSSLAKAIYPVLISYSSPDKQAFPRHTLSRAALIMSESPIFLLDAFTNLIVYYSPTADPSIAFPPPRDCLLRTTINRLKQDRCITPKLTFIHGGKDDSTLFESYLIEEQDVDGSGFTTGSGFVAFRESVRNVAAEIIQEEIGS, encoded by the exons ATGGCGGTGCGCGCGACGGTCTCCCGCTTCCCGGCCACGCTGGAGGCGCTGGAGTCGTGTGCCGTCCAGTGGGGCGTCGCCGTGAcgcccttcgccgccgccgacgagcgcgGCCAGCCCCCGAccaccggctccggcggcgaccGCGTCCCGCGCTGCGAGCACTGCTGGGCCTACTTCAGCAGCCACTGCGATCTGGAGCGGTGGGGCTGGTCCTGCGCGCTCTGCGGCACGCTCAACGGATTCGACGACGACACCGCGCGCCGGTTCCAGCACCCCGACGCGTGCCCCGAGCTCAACTCCTCTTTCGTCGACCTCGAGATCCCAG TGGATGAGGCGGAGGGTGGAGGAGACGGCGTGCAGGCGCGGCCTGTTTATGTGGCCGCAGTGGATCTCGCAT GTTCTGAAGAGTTCCTGGAACTCATCAAGAGTGCGCTTCTGGCTGCCCTAGAAG CTCTTATTCCGGGCTCCCTATTTGGGCTTATGACTTTCAGCCACAAGATTGGGCTGTATGATGTCCAAGGTCCGATTCCAGTCGTGAAAAATGCTTTTATTCCACCGGACATAGAGGAAGATGGTCTTCCTGTTGCCCTTGAAGATGCCATGCCCCTACTTGCTTTTTTAGCCCCA GTTGACACATGCAAGGATCGAATCACTGCTGCCCTGGAGACACTGCGACCTACATCTTCATGGGAGCGAGGTGCTGCGTCGGGGCAGGAGGAGGATACTGTTTTGCTTGGTGGACAGGAGGAGGATACTGTTTTGCTTGGTGGACGAGGCTTTGGAACAGCCATGTCTGCTTTAATTGACTATCTAAGTTCAGAATATGGTTCTACTTTTGCTTTGG CTCGGGTGTTTGCTTTTCTGTCTGGTGCACCTGATTATGGAGCTGGTCTGCTAGACACCAGGAGATTTGGGGAGCAGTATGCTAGTAAGGGGGTAGATGCTGACCTTGCATTGCTCCCTGAACAGATACCTTTCTACAGAGACCTA GCAGCTGTTGCTGTTCAAGCAGGAGTATGCATAGACATATTTGCTGTAACTGATGAGTACACTGATTTGGCTTCACTGAAGTTTTTGAGTATTGAAAGTGGTGGATCATTATTTCTCTATGCAAATACTGATGATTCAACACTTCCCCAAGACAT ATACCGCCTGCTAAGCCGACCATATGCATTTGGCTGCGTTCTAAGACTGAGAACATCTTCAGATTTCGAACCAGGCAATTCT TATGGGCATTTCTTCCCTGACCCTCAATATGAAAATGTGCAACACATCATCTGCTGTGATTCATTTGCCACTTATGCATATGACTTTGACTTTGTTCATAACGACGGTTTCTCCAG GCACACCGACCCTGCTGTTATACAGATCGCCTTTCAGTACAGTGTGATTGAACCTGTTGAGGAAACATCAGGCAATGAATCACAATTATCTGCAAG CTACAAGTTTTGTTTAAAGAGGCGGTTGAGATTAAGAACATTGCAGTACCGCCCTGCTAGGAATATCAGTGAAATTTATGACAGTGTAGATCCAGAGGTTGTGCTGCATATCCTTGTTCATAAG GTTATTTTAGAGTCCTTGGATAAAGGGGTTAGAGAAGGAAGACAACAAGTGCATGCTTGGCTAGCCCTCCTCGCAGCCCGGTATAATGAGGCCCTTAGCTCTGATGCTCGAGCTCCACCATCGAGCATCGATGTTGACTTCTCACAGTGCCCACAGTTGCAAATGTTACCACAACTCGTGTTTGCATTACTGAGAAGTCCTCTTCTTCGCTTGCACGAAGAAGGCGTACACCCAGATTACAGGATATATTTACAATGCCTTTTCAG TGCACTGGAGCCATCTTCTCTAGCTAAAGCTATATATCCAGTTTTGATATCATATTCCTCACCTGACAAGCAAGCATTCCCACGGCACACTTTGAGCCGTGCTGCTCTAATAATGAGCGAGAGCCCAATATTCCTCCTGGATGCTTTTACCAACCTTATTGTTTACTATTCACCAACTGCTGATCCTTCAATCGCTTTTCCTCCACCCCGAGATT GTCTGTTGAGAACAACGATTAATAGATTGAAGCAGGACAGGTGTATTACACCAAAGCTTACATTCATCCATGGAGGGAAAGATGATTCAACATTGTTTGAGAGCTACCTTATCGAAGAGCAAGATGTTGATGGTTCAGGCTTTACAACTGGTTCAGGGTTTGTAGCCTTCCGCGAGAGTGTCAGGAATGTTGCAGCAGAGATCATCCAGGAAGAAATTGGAAGCTAG
- the LOC120665335 gene encoding protein transport protein sec24-like isoform X2, with protein sequence MAVRATVSRFPATLEALESCAVQWGVAVTPFAAADERGQPPTTGSGGDRVPRCEHCWAYFSSHCDLERWGWSCALCGTLNGFDDDTARRFQHPDACPELNSSFVDLEIPVDEAEGGGDGVQARPVYVAAVDLACSEEFLELIKSALLAALEALIPGSLFGLMTFSHKIGLYDVQGPIPVVKNAFIPPDIEEDGLPVALEDAMPLLAFLAPVDTCKDRITAALETLRPTSSWERGAASGQEEDTVLLGGRGFGTAMSALIDYLSSEYGSTFALARVFAFLSGAPDYGAGLLDTRRFGEQYASKGVDADLALLPEQIPFYRDLAAVAVQAGVCIDIFAVTDEYTDLASLKFLSIESGGSLFLYANTDDSTLPQDIYRLLSRPYAFGCVLRLRTSSDFEPGNSYGHFFPDPQYENVQHIICCDSFATYAYDFDFVHNDGFSRHTDPAVIQIAFQYSVIEPVEETSGNESQLSASYKFCLKRRLRLRTLQYRPARNISEIYDSVDPEVVLHILVHKVILESLDKGVREGRQQVHAWLALLAARYNEALSSDARAPPSSIDVDFSQCPQLQMLPQLVFALLRSPLLRLHEEGVHPDYRIYLQCLFSALEPSSLAKAIYPVLISYSSPDKQAFPRHTLSRAALIMSESPIFLLDAFTNLIVYYSPTADPSIAFPPPRDCLLRTTINRLKQDRCITPKLTFIHGGKDDSTLFESYLIEEQDVDGSGFTTGSGFVAFRESVRNVAAEIIQEEIGS encoded by the exons ATGGCGGTGCGCGCGACGGTCTCCCGCTTCCCGGCCACGCTGGAGGCGCTGGAGTCGTGTGCCGTCCAGTGGGGCGTCGCCGTGAcgcccttcgccgccgccgacgagcgcgGCCAGCCCCCGAccaccggctccggcggcgaccGCGTCCCGCGCTGCGAGCACTGCTGGGCCTACTTCAGCAGCCACTGCGATCTGGAGCGGTGGGGCTGGTCCTGCGCGCTCTGCGGCACGCTCAACGGATTCGACGACGACACCGCGCGCCGGTTCCAGCACCCCGACGCGTGCCCCGAGCTCAACTCCTCTTTCGTCGACCTCGAGATCCCAG TGGATGAGGCGGAGGGTGGAGGAGACGGCGTGCAGGCGCGGCCTGTTTATGTGGCCGCAGTGGATCTCGCAT GTTCTGAAGAGTTCCTGGAACTCATCAAGAGTGCGCTTCTGGCTGCCCTAGAAG CTCTTATTCCGGGCTCCCTATTTGGGCTTATGACTTTCAGCCACAAGATTGGGCTGTATGATGTCCAAGGTCCGATTCCAGTCGTGAAAAATGCTTTTATTCCACCGGACATAGAGGAAGATGGTCTTCCTGTTGCCCTTGAAGATGCCATGCCCCTACTTGCTTTTTTAGCCCCA GTTGACACATGCAAGGATCGAATCACTGCTGCCCTGGAGACACTGCGACCTACATCTTCATGGGAGCGAGGTGCTGCGTCGGGGCAGGAGGAGGATACTGTTTTGCTTG GTGGACGAGGCTTTGGAACAGCCATGTCTGCTTTAATTGACTATCTAAGTTCAGAATATGGTTCTACTTTTGCTTTGG CTCGGGTGTTTGCTTTTCTGTCTGGTGCACCTGATTATGGAGCTGGTCTGCTAGACACCAGGAGATTTGGGGAGCAGTATGCTAGTAAGGGGGTAGATGCTGACCTTGCATTGCTCCCTGAACAGATACCTTTCTACAGAGACCTA GCAGCTGTTGCTGTTCAAGCAGGAGTATGCATAGACATATTTGCTGTAACTGATGAGTACACTGATTTGGCTTCACTGAAGTTTTTGAGTATTGAAAGTGGTGGATCATTATTTCTCTATGCAAATACTGATGATTCAACACTTCCCCAAGACAT ATACCGCCTGCTAAGCCGACCATATGCATTTGGCTGCGTTCTAAGACTGAGAACATCTTCAGATTTCGAACCAGGCAATTCT TATGGGCATTTCTTCCCTGACCCTCAATATGAAAATGTGCAACACATCATCTGCTGTGATTCATTTGCCACTTATGCATATGACTTTGACTTTGTTCATAACGACGGTTTCTCCAG GCACACCGACCCTGCTGTTATACAGATCGCCTTTCAGTACAGTGTGATTGAACCTGTTGAGGAAACATCAGGCAATGAATCACAATTATCTGCAAG CTACAAGTTTTGTTTAAAGAGGCGGTTGAGATTAAGAACATTGCAGTACCGCCCTGCTAGGAATATCAGTGAAATTTATGACAGTGTAGATCCAGAGGTTGTGCTGCATATCCTTGTTCATAAG GTTATTTTAGAGTCCTTGGATAAAGGGGTTAGAGAAGGAAGACAACAAGTGCATGCTTGGCTAGCCCTCCTCGCAGCCCGGTATAATGAGGCCCTTAGCTCTGATGCTCGAGCTCCACCATCGAGCATCGATGTTGACTTCTCACAGTGCCCACAGTTGCAAATGTTACCACAACTCGTGTTTGCATTACTGAGAAGTCCTCTTCTTCGCTTGCACGAAGAAGGCGTACACCCAGATTACAGGATATATTTACAATGCCTTTTCAG TGCACTGGAGCCATCTTCTCTAGCTAAAGCTATATATCCAGTTTTGATATCATATTCCTCACCTGACAAGCAAGCATTCCCACGGCACACTTTGAGCCGTGCTGCTCTAATAATGAGCGAGAGCCCAATATTCCTCCTGGATGCTTTTACCAACCTTATTGTTTACTATTCACCAACTGCTGATCCTTCAATCGCTTTTCCTCCACCCCGAGATT GTCTGTTGAGAACAACGATTAATAGATTGAAGCAGGACAGGTGTATTACACCAAAGCTTACATTCATCCATGGAGGGAAAGATGATTCAACATTGTTTGAGAGCTACCTTATCGAAGAGCAAGATGTTGATGGTTCAGGCTTTACAACTGGTTCAGGGTTTGTAGCCTTCCGCGAGAGTGTCAGGAATGTTGCAGCAGAGATCATCCAGGAAGAAATTGGAAGCTAG